TCCTCTTTGGAATATGTATGTCAAACTTTTCCCCTTTGGTTTCTCTCAGTATTGACATTGACTCCAGCAATACACAACCTGGAGGTTCTCCGCCACCTGTTTCAGTTCTTGTAGCAGATGACATACGTTCTTTACTCTATGATCATTTGTGTTCCTTCCCTGATTGAAACATTTAGAGTAGCTGCAATGATGCAGAAGTTAGCTTTGAGATTAATATTACCCTGATCGCTTCTTTCGGGTGTGCCTACCAACCTTTTCACCCTTGGTTTGTTTCAGCATTGACATGGATTCCGGTAATACGCAGACAGACGGTTCTCAGCCAGCTGCTCCTAAGAACCCTGCCATGACGTCGTGCCGGAAGAAGAAAACTGATGATGATGTTACCTTCCTTGAAGACGTGAAAGAACACATCGACGAGTTCATCCACGCGTCCATGGATGAGCACAAGACCTGCTTCAAGAAGACCATTCAGAAGGTATCTGTGCTGACACTGAAACCCGAAACTTCTGTCCTTCTGCCTTTTAAAACTTTGGTGTGTTCATGATCAAGCTACTTGCTCTTTGTGTTGGTCAGATGTTTGGGATGTCGAAGGTTGTCGCGGAGCGGTCCGCTGCAGCAAAGGAAGCTGAAGTCGAAAGCGCTTTGCCCCTTCAGACCAGTGTGTCCCAGTAGAAGAATGCGCTGGTGGCGGGCCCTTGTTGCTTTCTGGTGGCCTTGTTCTTGTATCAGGTGTTTTTTCATTTGTTTCAACTGGTGACTATAATTTCGTGTAAGAAACCTCGAGACTGGATCACTGGCAGGCCTTGCTATACAAGGCCCACGGTATAGAGTTCCAGAGTATAGCCCAATAAGAGCAACGGAAACGCAACAAGTATTGGCATTTCCTAGGCGCCCGTTTCTTCTGTTGCCGCAAATGGGCGCATACCCCCGCGCcgagctgggccggcccgtttCCTTCTGTTAAAAAACTGCAGAAAAAATCTTATTTCGAATGTGAGGGCTCGAACTCGGGATCTCTCCATTGAAAGGGATCTCTCCATTGAAACAGCAGAGAACTAACCAACAGACAACCGTACAGATTGTGTCCATTTACTTATTTTCGTTCTTTTATTTACGTAGGTCGCGAGAGCCCACCAAACCAGCTTTCACTGCTCGCTGATTTCTGGgcgttttttttctttctttttctggttcctattttctttttcttttctcatttttcttttttattttcttaaaaATACGAATTTTTTAAAATTCGTGAAATTTTTAAAATTGAATGAACTTATATCAAATCGATGAAGTTTTTAAAAAATTTGatgaaaattttcaaattccatgATTTTTTTAAAACGTGAACAATTATTGAGAACATGAACAAAAATTTATATACGACGAGCGATTTTCAAATATACACTGAACATTTTTTCGGTGTATGATGTACAATTTTTAACTACACAGCGAACATTTTTGTGATATACATTGAAATAATTTAAAACATATTTATACATTTTTTTATATAAGATGAACAAATTTtatacattgaacatttttgtaatataATCTGAACAATTTTGTGATATGCGCTGAAAAACCATTTAAATACCCATTGAACATTTCTTGATGTACACTGAACAATTTAaaattgtgaacaaaatttgaaaaatatGAGCACgttttgaaatcatgaacaaaaaagaaaaatacattattttaaaaaaaatccatgaacttttttcaaatttggtgAACTGTTTTTgatttcgatgaactttttctgGATTTCGaggaacttttttcaaatttgatgaactttttcaaatttgatgaactttttccaacTTCGATGAAGTTTTtgtcaaattcgatgaactttattcaaattcattgaactttttttaaaattcgAATGAACTTTTTTGATAtcgatgaactatttttcaaaattgatgtttttttttaaatttgtgaacttttctaAAATCAATGATTTTTTAGTTCGTTAACCTTTTCAATTCGTGATTTATTTTGAAATCTGTGAACTTTCAAATTTCTTCCAAAAAAAATTATGTTTTCCTAAATCTGTGCGCAATAAATAGCGCGAATTTAATTATGCTTAATTCATTCGCGCTGAAAATATCCATGATCAATTGTTTGCCCTAGTTGTTAGGTGACTGGAACAGGTACTGGA
This genomic window from Aegilops tauschii subsp. strangulata cultivar AL8/78 chromosome 4, Aet v6.0, whole genome shotgun sequence contains:
- the LOC109784668 gene encoding uncharacterized protein gives rise to the protein MDSGNTQTDGSQPAAPKNPAMTSCRKKKTDDDVTFLEDVKEHIDEFIHASMDEHKTCFKKTIQKMFGMSKVVAERSAAAKEAEVESALPLQTSVSQ